One genomic region from Macellibacteroides fermentans encodes:
- a CDS encoding TQO small subunit DoxD, with the protein MMIQNNKELQQAYSLSGAFTLALRLVVGWTYFSAFWRRLILDNKLIADEAGYIGEKFNHFLPNALGIKPIIEYLVSNPESLWWAMVLFTVVEAIVGLFVMLGLFTRLMSLGVLALATGILLGSGWLGTTCLDEWQIGILGMATGFSIYFTGGGVYSMDHVLFRKSAMRQSSWFAWIGSGVLPISSKVLNRIILAGSVAILGMTLFTNQYFHNGVWGELHNKSVKPVVEISDAKLDSRQLTFTVYRVEGADVYGSFLIGIELKDKDGNSLIRKDGADLSKFQELDIKNRYVAKVKPGKHSLIIPLGSKAEISIADDLFNTLPKGEYSLILTDISGITWTQTILN; encoded by the coding sequence ATCATGATTCAAAATAACAAAGAGTTGCAGCAAGCATACTCACTTTCCGGAGCTTTTACTCTTGCGTTGCGTTTAGTGGTTGGTTGGACCTATTTTTCTGCATTCTGGAGAAGGTTGATCCTCGATAACAAATTAATCGCCGATGAGGCAGGATACATTGGAGAAAAATTCAATCACTTTTTGCCAAACGCGTTGGGTATAAAGCCAATTATAGAATATTTAGTTTCCAACCCGGAATCACTTTGGTGGGCTATGGTACTTTTTACAGTTGTGGAGGCGATTGTAGGGCTATTTGTTATGCTGGGTTTATTTACCCGTCTCATGAGTTTGGGAGTTTTGGCACTTGCTACCGGCATTTTACTTGGCTCAGGATGGTTGGGAACCACCTGCCTTGATGAATGGCAGATCGGAATTTTGGGTATGGCAACCGGATTCTCAATCTATTTTACAGGCGGAGGTGTATATTCGATGGATCACGTCTTATTCAGGAAGTCTGCCATGCGCCAATCCAGTTGGTTCGCATGGATCGGATCGGGTGTGTTGCCTATATCTTCTAAAGTCTTAAACCGGATTATTCTTGCTGGATCTGTAGCCATATTAGGTATGACGTTGTTTACCAATCAGTATTTCCATAATGGTGTATGGGGTGAGTTGCATAATAAGTCCGTAAAACCCGTTGTGGAGATATCTGACGCAAAATTGGATAGTAGACAACTTACGTTTACAGTTTACAGAGTGGAAGGTGCTGATGTATACGGTTCATTTCTTATCGGGATTGAATTAAAAGATAAGGATGGTAACAGTCTGATTAGAAAGGATGGGGCCGATTTATCGAAATTTCAGGAATTAGATATAAAAAACCGATACGTTGCTAAAGTTAAACCCGGAAAACACAGCTTGATTATTCCTCTGGGGAGTAAAGCCGAAATCAGTATTGCCGATGATTTATTCAACACCTTGCCAAAAGGAGAATATAGCCTGATTCTTACAGATATTAGTGGCATTACATGGACTCAAACAATACTTAATTAA
- a CDS encoding alpha-L-rhamnosidase: MRQSLFCIGILVAFILVGCRGGGVAVTSLKVEMQENPQGVSVLTPRFSWQITSVNPDLVQQSYWIQVARSAEDLQQGKELVFDSKEVQSDQSVLVPYSGEPLQSKGVYYRRVKVITNQGATDWSDVKHWSMAFLNDSDWKASWIGEDSISNPNETDQGNTRLAARYLRKSFENKASVKRAVLYISGLGSYEAYLNGKRVAEDVFAPMPSWYPNRVYYNVYDVTSLLQEGTNTVGVKLGNGRYFGMRQSETMMFGLPRLLAQLEIEYTDGSGEVVVSDKSWKVTSRGPIVANNEFDGEEYDARLELPGWESANYDDSNWKEADIMTASAGKLTAQPNPNIQVQDEVSPVKITKRADGTYILDMGQNMVGWLKINNLRGKKDQPVRFRFAEILNPDSSLYLANIRSALVTDVYTPAKDGEFSWEPSFVYHGFRYVEISGLDYQPELTAFTGRVIYDKMETTGQFETSNQIINQVFKNAFWGIRGNYRGMPTDCPQRDERQGWLGDRATGCFGEAFVLDNASLYSKWMQDIEDSQSPEGSISDVSPRYWTIYNDDVTWPAAYFYGMKMLWKQYGDTNPIVKHYASMKRYLEHIQQVSMKDYILTKDTYGDWCMPPESQQLIHSQDPARKTDGAILSTTMYYSLLNLMTEFAEISGNKGDIPGYKDLASKIKEAYNTRFFNKDSALYGNNTVTANILSLQLGLVPEGYEAKVFDNIVKKTEVDFGGHVSTGVLGIQQLMRGLTQYGNVNLAYKIATNETYPSWGHMVKNGATTIWELWNGETADPAMNSGNHVMLLGDLLIWYYEDLAGIKCAPGSVAYKKLLMEPKFPQGLTHVKAAYKSAYGEIRSEWSKEGDIFSWDITIPGNTSALVRLPKELNLASPNQQGVRKVTENETMIEIELGSGTYHLSNSK; the protein is encoded by the coding sequence ATGAGGCAATCATTGTTTTGCATTGGAATTTTAGTAGCATTCATCTTGGTCGGTTGCAGGGGCGGAGGAGTCGCTGTAACTTCCCTTAAGGTAGAAATGCAGGAAAATCCACAAGGAGTAAGTGTTTTGACCCCCCGTTTTTCGTGGCAGATAACCTCTGTCAACCCCGATTTAGTGCAACAATCCTATTGGATTCAGGTGGCTCGTTCTGCTGAAGATCTGCAGCAGGGCAAAGAGCTTGTTTTTGATTCGAAAGAGGTGCAAAGCGACCAGTCGGTTCTTGTTCCATACAGTGGAGAACCTCTGCAGTCGAAGGGTGTCTATTATAGGAGAGTAAAAGTGATTACAAATCAGGGTGCTACCGATTGGAGTGATGTGAAGCACTGGTCTATGGCTTTCCTGAATGATTCGGACTGGAAAGCTTCCTGGATTGGCGAAGATTCAATCTCGAACCCTAACGAAACAGATCAGGGCAACACACGATTGGCTGCCCGTTACTTACGTAAATCTTTCGAGAACAAGGCTTCAGTCAAACGCGCTGTGTTGTATATTTCCGGACTGGGATCGTATGAAGCTTATCTGAACGGTAAGCGTGTGGCCGAAGATGTTTTTGCCCCCATGCCTTCGTGGTATCCGAATAGGGTGTATTATAATGTGTACGATGTTACCTCGTTGTTGCAGGAAGGGACAAATACGGTAGGTGTAAAGTTGGGTAACGGACGTTATTTCGGCATGCGACAGTCCGAGACAATGATGTTTGGTCTGCCCCGTCTGCTGGCACAACTTGAAATTGAGTATACCGATGGATCTGGCGAAGTGGTGGTTAGCGATAAGTCGTGGAAGGTAACTTCGCGCGGCCCGATTGTGGCCAACAATGAATTTGATGGCGAAGAATATGATGCCCGGTTGGAACTTCCCGGTTGGGAGTCTGCCAATTACGATGATTCCAATTGGAAAGAGGCTGATATCATGACTGCATCGGCTGGAAAACTTACGGCACAGCCCAATCCAAATATACAGGTTCAGGATGAGGTGTCGCCTGTCAAAATTACCAAACGTGCCGATGGTACGTATATTCTGGACATGGGACAAAATATGGTGGGATGGCTTAAAATAAATAATCTTAGAGGAAAGAAAGACCAGCCTGTTCGCTTCCGGTTTGCAGAGATTCTGAATCCCGACAGCTCTTTGTATCTGGCAAATATCCGTTCGGCTTTGGTTACGGACGTATATACGCCTGCCAAAGACGGAGAGTTTAGCTGGGAACCCTCTTTTGTTTACCACGGATTTCGTTACGTAGAGATTTCCGGACTCGATTACCAGCCGGAACTTACCGCTTTTACGGGTAGAGTGATTTACGATAAAATGGAAACAACCGGACAGTTCGAAACGTCCAACCAGATTATAAACCAGGTATTCAAAAATGCTTTCTGGGGTATCCGTGGTAATTATCGCGGAATGCCAACCGACTGTCCCCAACGTGATGAACGTCAGGGCTGGCTGGGAGACAGGGCGACCGGTTGTTTTGGCGAAGCATTTGTGCTTGACAATGCCTCTCTGTATAGCAAATGGATGCAGGATATTGAAGATTCTCAAAGTCCGGAGGGAAGTATCTCGGATGTTTCGCCAAGGTATTGGACCATTTACAACGACGATGTGACCTGGCCGGCAGCTTATTTCTATGGAATGAAGATGTTATGGAAGCAGTACGGTGATACAAATCCGATTGTAAAGCATTATGCTTCCATGAAACGGTACCTGGAACATATCCAGCAGGTATCCATGAAGGACTATATTCTTACCAAGGATACGTACGGCGATTGGTGCATGCCGCCGGAATCGCAGCAATTAATCCACTCGCAGGATCCGGCCCGTAAGACCGATGGTGCGATTCTGAGTACAACCATGTATTACAGTTTGTTGAATCTGATGACCGAGTTCGCAGAGATTTCAGGAAACAAAGGAGATATACCAGGATATAAGGATCTTGCTTCCAAAATTAAGGAGGCCTATAATACCCGCTTCTTCAATAAAGATTCTGCATTGTACGGCAACAATACGGTTACGGCCAACATACTTTCGCTTCAATTGGGTTTAGTGCCCGAGGGATATGAAGCTAAAGTATTCGATAATATAGTAAAGAAGACTGAAGTTGATTTTGGTGGACATGTAAGCACCGGGGTATTAGGTATTCAGCAGCTCATGAGGGGACTTACCCAATATGGCAATGTGAATTTGGCTTATAAGATAGCAACGAACGAGACCTATCCCAGCTGGGGACATATGGTTAAAAATGGTGCGACCACGATTTGGGAGCTATGGAACGGAGAGACAGCTGATCCTGCCATGAATTCGGGGAATCATGTGATGCTGCTGGGTGACTTGTTAATCTGGTATTACGAAGATCTGGCAGGAATCAAATGTGCGCCGGGCTCGGTTGCTTATAAAAAGCTGTTGATGGAACCCAAATTCCCCCAAGGTTTGACTCATGTGAAAGCTGCTTATAAGTCGGCTTACGGAGAAATCCGGAGTGAATGGAGCAAAGAGGGGGATATCTTCTCATGGGATATTACCATTCCCGGCAATACTTCTGCCTTAGTCCGCCTCCCGAAAGAATTGAATCTAGCTTCTCCGAATCAGCAGGGTGTACGGAAAGTTACAGAAAATGAAACTATGATTGAAATCGAACTTGGATCAGGAACTTATCACCTCTCCAACAGTAAATAA
- a CDS encoding class I SAM-dependent methyltransferase has translation MSNFWDDRYRDGKYIYGTNPNAFFKEYIIKHPIGTILLPAEGEGRNAVYAAQCGWKVEAFDLSKEGWNKAIKLANQQNVNINYQIASFDSVEYRPSQFDVIALIYAHIPKENKTEFFRRLLPFLKTGGYVLFEGFSKEQREYQKQNESAGGPKDIDMLFSEDELSTIFQDMEIIKLEKCITTLSEGIGHSGESAIIRMIARKSHIK, from the coding sequence ATGAGTAATTTCTGGGATGATAGATACCGCGACGGAAAATATATTTACGGAACGAATCCGAATGCATTTTTTAAAGAGTATATTATTAAACATCCTATCGGCACGATTTTATTACCTGCCGAAGGAGAAGGCCGAAATGCTGTATATGCCGCCCAATGCGGATGGAAAGTAGAAGCATTCGATTTAAGTAAAGAGGGTTGGAACAAAGCCATAAAATTAGCCAATCAACAGAATGTAAACATAAACTACCAGATTGCAAGCTTTGATTCGGTTGAATACAGACCTTCACAATTTGATGTTATAGCCTTGATATATGCCCATATACCTAAAGAAAACAAAACAGAATTTTTCAGGAGGCTGCTACCATTCTTGAAAACAGGAGGGTATGTTTTGTTTGAGGGTTTTAGCAAGGAGCAACGTGAATATCAAAAACAAAATGAATCGGCAGGAGGACCCAAAGATATTGATATGTTATTCTCTGAAGATGAGCTGTCAACGATATTTCAGGATATGGAAATTATCAAACTTGAAAAATGTATAACAACTCTTTCAGAAGGCATCGGACATAGCGGAGAATCGGCCATCATACGGATGATTGCACGCAAATCACACATAAAATAA
- a CDS encoding DUF4844 domain-containing protein: protein MDEKKNILLQLNTFKNLNKFSDSAWYKRGLNPSDNDICERLERLFNKSADSLIEAINSDFSTRQLKNVLENNLKNFKRSDYDTEECEFICDYFFQLSEIVSVDFKDNLNGWLYGRILSTLLRITAFIKRDDRIIETLSQNCTKCHTELKTYIIKKEEGIPDYSWEIIQCINCNEYNLLSTGANVKEARFENYKIVEQLPKAEFTMEQAELRLKQIKYFRNI from the coding sequence ATGGACGAGAAAAAAAACATTCTCCTACAACTCAATACTTTCAAAAATCTTAATAAATTTTCGGATTCGGCTTGGTATAAGAGAGGTCTTAATCCGTCAGACAATGATATTTGTGAGCGACTAGAGCGGTTATTCAACAAGTCTGCAGACAGTTTAATAGAAGCCATTAATTCAGACTTTTCAACTAGACAGCTAAAAAATGTATTAGAGAACAATCTAAAAAACTTTAAAAGGTCTGATTACGACACTGAAGAATGTGAATTTATATGTGACTATTTCTTTCAACTTTCCGAGATAGTTTCTGTAGACTTTAAAGACAATCTTAACGGTTGGTTATACGGAAGAATACTAAGTACATTATTAAGAATAACTGCATTTATCAAACGAGATGATAGAATTATAGAGACTTTATCTCAGAACTGCACAAAATGCCATACTGAATTGAAAACTTACATTATAAAAAAAGAAGAAGGTATACCTGACTATTCATGGGAAATAATACAGTGTATAAACTGTAATGAATATAATCTATTATCAACAGGGGCTAATGTAAAGGAAGCCCGATTCGAAAATTACAAAATTGTTGAACAACTTCCCAAAGCGGAATTTACTATGGAACAAGCTGAATTAAGACTTAAACAGATAAAGTATTTCAGAAATATTTAA
- a CDS encoding sugar phosphate isomerase/epimerase family protein: protein MKRFFRQCGKLMAAFTCVAIAIAMLAIPEMASAKGNKKVGIQLYSVMDAVRENPKASIERLAGMGYKAFELVQWGGDTKVFGLPAEEFKALCDQNGVKIISTHSSIQEDTAKEDEIMQRWRQLFEIQKACGGKYFVIPSYNVDYTVKDVQQMCNYFNRVGKIAKEYGLKLGYHNHANEYKKLKDSDKVMWEYLVENTDPRYVCFEMDVYWCTKGGKDPVAYLKKYPKRIEMLHIKDEFVIGESGTINFEAIFNQFYKNGMKNYVVEIETPKALREKTNADGSKYTKEQIMNEMFVAAQKSAAYLTNAKFVK from the coding sequence ATGAAAAGATTCTTTAGACAATGTGGAAAATTAATGGCTGCGTTTACTTGCGTAGCTATTGCGATCGCTATGCTTGCAATTCCAGAAATGGCTTCGGCAAAGGGAAACAAGAAAGTAGGGATTCAACTTTACTCGGTAATGGATGCAGTAAGAGAAAATCCCAAAGCATCGATCGAACGTCTGGCCGGCATGGGTTACAAGGCATTCGAGTTGGTACAGTGGGGTGGTGATACGAAGGTGTTTGGACTTCCTGCAGAAGAGTTCAAAGCTCTTTGTGATCAAAACGGTGTGAAAATCATCTCTACGCATTCTAGTATTCAGGAAGATACGGCAAAGGAAGATGAGATTATGCAACGCTGGCGTCAACTTTTTGAGATTCAGAAAGCATGTGGTGGCAAATATTTTGTTATCCCTAGTTACAATGTGGACTACACCGTGAAGGATGTACAACAAATGTGTAACTATTTTAACCGTGTTGGTAAGATTGCAAAAGAGTATGGGTTGAAACTTGGATATCACAATCATGCCAACGAATACAAAAAACTTAAGGATAGCGACAAGGTTATGTGGGAATATCTTGTAGAAAATACAGATCCACGGTACGTATGTTTTGAAATGGATGTTTATTGGTGTACAAAGGGAGGCAAAGATCCTGTAGCGTATTTGAAGAAATATCCTAAACGTATCGAGATGTTACATATTAAGGATGAATTTGTGATTGGCGAAAGTGGAACAATCAATTTCGAGGCTATATTCAACCAATTCTATAAGAATGGAATGAAGAATTACGTAGTTGAAATAGAAACTCCAAAAGCATTAAGGGAGAAGACCAATGCAGACGGCAGCAAATATACGAAGGAACAGATTATGAATGAGATGTTCGTAGCGGCACAAAAGAGTGCGGCGTACCTTACCAATGCCAAGTTTGTAAAATAA
- a CDS encoding HAD family phosphatase, which yields MAMIKAIIFDMDGTLVDSIPFHKDAWLLFLKKHGIILAPEELDLNQINNL from the coding sequence ATGGCAATGATAAAAGCTATAATATTTGATATGGATGGTACTTTAGTGGATAGCATACCATTCCACAAGGATGCTTGGTTACTCTTTTTAAAAAAGCATGGAATTATACTTGCTCCCGAAGAATTAGATTTAAATCAGATCAATAACTTATAG